From Streptomyces sp. NBC_00237, a single genomic window includes:
- a CDS encoding IS630 family transposase: MSPGPLAVEVVLSVGELAELTRWAGGAEGPRLAERAQIVLACAQGLPTVQVAAKLGVAADTARKWRSRFAARRIAGLADAPRPGRRKPELVLSGVERAELTRWARRAKTAQFLALRAKIVLRCVEEGTNKEIAAELGVAHATVNRWRSRFIRLRLDGLTDEPRPGRPPSILLDQVEEVLTATLESTPGKDTHWSRASMARHSGLSKSTIGRIWKKFDLKPHLQDAFKLSTDPQFAAKVVDVVGLYHHPPEKAVVLCVDEKSQIQALDRSQPVLPMMPGMPERRTHDYYRHGITSLFAAFNIADGTVISALHRRHRAIEFKKFLTRIDKAVPAGLDVHLVCDNYATHNTAEIRTWLGKHPRFHVHFTPTGSSWMNQVERWFGLLTDKLIRRGVHTSVKALEDDIRAWIGTWNENPQPFTWTKTADEILNSLADYLTKIAPPHTRTT, from the coding sequence ATGTCGCCGGGGCCTCTTGCTGTTGAAGTTGTGCTGTCTGTTGGTGAGTTGGCTGAGCTGACCCGCTGGGCAGGCGGGGCGGAGGGGCCCCGTCTGGCTGAGCGGGCCCAGATTGTACTTGCGTGTGCGCAGGGGCTGCCGACAGTGCAGGTGGCGGCGAAACTCGGTGTGGCGGCGGATACGGCCCGCAAGTGGCGTTCGCGGTTCGCCGCCCGGCGCATCGCCGGGCTGGCGGACGCGCCGCGGCCGGGGCGGCGCAAGCCGGAGCTGGTGCTGTCCGGGGTCGAGCGCGCGGAGCTGACGCGCTGGGCCAGGCGGGCGAAGACCGCGCAGTTCCTGGCGTTGCGCGCGAAGATCGTGCTGCGGTGTGTGGAGGAGGGCACGAACAAGGAGATCGCCGCCGAACTCGGTGTCGCGCACGCGACGGTCAACCGATGGCGGTCGAGATTCATCCGCCTGCGGCTGGACGGGCTGACCGATGAGCCGCGTCCCGGCCGGCCGCCCTCCATCCTCCTGGACCAGGTCGAGGAGGTGCTCACCGCGACCCTGGAATCCACCCCGGGCAAGGACACCCACTGGTCGCGGGCGTCGATGGCCCGGCATTCCGGCCTGTCGAAATCGACGATCGGACGGATCTGGAAGAAGTTCGACCTCAAACCGCACCTCCAGGACGCGTTCAAGCTCTCCACCGACCCGCAGTTCGCCGCCAAGGTCGTCGACGTCGTCGGCCTGTACCACCACCCGCCCGAGAAGGCGGTCGTGCTGTGCGTGGACGAGAAGTCCCAGATACAGGCGCTGGACCGCTCCCAGCCCGTGCTGCCGATGATGCCGGGCATGCCCGAGCGCCGTACCCACGACTACTACCGGCACGGCATCACCAGCCTGTTCGCCGCCTTCAACATCGCCGACGGCACCGTCATCTCGGCACTGCACCGCCGCCACCGGGCCATCGAGTTCAAGAAGTTCCTGACCCGGATCGACAAGGCGGTGCCCGCCGGACTCGACGTGCACCTGGTATGCGACAACTACGCCACCCACAACACCGCCGAGATCAGGACCTGGCTCGGCAAACACCCCCGCTTCCACGTCCACTTCACCCCCACCGGCTCCTCCTGGATGAACCAGGTCGAGCGTTGGTTCGGCCTGCTGACCGACAAGCTCATCCGCCGCGGCGTCCACACCTCGGTGAAGGCCCTGGAGGACGACATCCGCGCCTGGATCGGCACCTGGAACGAGAACCCGCAGCCCTTCACCTGGACCAAGACCGCCGACGAGATCCTCAACTCCCTCGCCGACTACCTCACGAAGATCGCACCACCCCACACCAGGACTACCTAG
- a CDS encoding RDD family protein has product MTEFVTGDAVVLGVRPARLPSRALALLIDMVVVGAAYLGISLGLVLATASLDAAAAAAVMVGSFLLVLVGAPIAVETLTRGKSLGKLVCGLRVVRDDGGPIRFRHALVRGAVGVVEILATFGVVACVASLVSERGRRIGDVFAGTLVVRERVSAGRVGAVPPPPPWLVGRFAGLDLSRVPDGLWLAVRQYLTRMQQLDPQVGAAMAGRLAGDLAACTGVAVPQEVPAAAYLAAVVQERQMRDVQRALSAPGAAMAAAVGSPEVSMPGAGSGAAGTTGAGSGSWNARGLGAARGSEPVGPGGAEAGGPGAASTSASTGRASGGGESGKPAATGFAPPG; this is encoded by the coding sequence GTGACTGAGTTCGTGACGGGCGATGCCGTCGTGCTGGGGGTACGGCCCGCGCGTCTGCCGAGTCGGGCGCTGGCGCTGCTGATCGACATGGTCGTGGTGGGGGCGGCGTATCTCGGTATTTCGTTGGGGTTGGTGTTGGCCACTGCTTCGTTGGACGCGGCGGCTGCTGCGGCGGTCATGGTCGGATCGTTTCTGCTGGTGCTCGTGGGGGCTCCGATCGCGGTGGAGACGCTCACGCGGGGGAAATCGCTCGGGAAGCTCGTGTGCGGGTTGCGGGTGGTCAGGGACGACGGTGGCCCGATTCGTTTCCGGCACGCGTTGGTGCGGGGAGCGGTGGGGGTGGTGGAGATCCTCGCGACGTTCGGGGTGGTGGCCTGTGTCGCTTCGCTGGTTTCTGAACGCGGGCGGCGGATCGGGGACGTGTTCGCGGGGACGCTCGTAGTGCGGGAGCGGGTGTCGGCGGGGCGGGTCGGCGCCGTGCCGCCACCGCCGCCGTGGCTGGTGGGGCGGTTCGCCGGGTTGGATCTGTCGCGGGTGCCGGACGGATTGTGGCTTGCCGTACGGCAGTACCTGACGCGTATGCAGCAGTTGGACCCGCAGGTCGGGGCGGCCATGGCGGGGCGACTGGCCGGGGATCTGGCGGCTTGCACCGGGGTGGCCGTGCCTCAGGAGGTGCCAGCGGCGGCCTACTTGGCTGCTGTGGTGCAGGAGCGGCAGATGCGGGACGTGCAGCGGGCGCTGAGCGCTCCGGGGGCGGCGATGGCGGCGGCGGTTGGGTCGCCGGAGGTGAGCATGCCGGGAGCGGGAAGTGGGGCTGCCGGGACTACTGGGGCAGGAAGCGGTTCGTGGAATGCGCGGGGCCTGGGGGCGGCTCGGGGCTCGGAGCCGGTTGGTCCTGGTGGGGCGGAGGCCGGGGGGCCGGGGGCTGCGTCGACGTCGGCGTCGACGGGAAGGGCCTCGGGGGGAGGGGAGAGCGGGAAGCCTGCGGCTACCGGTTTCGCGCCGCCCGGCTAG
- a CDS encoding stage II sporulation protein M, whose amino-acid sequence MDLDVFVTAHHAEWDRLDRLLGRSRRLTGTEIDELVTLYQRTATHLSLLQSTTPDPVLVARLTQLVARARSTVTGTRRASWRDALRFLTHGFPAAVYLSRRWWIPTALLSIAAAAVIGWWIAAHPEVQASIGAPSDLREMTRPGGQYETYYSSHPAASFAAQVWTNNAQAAAMCLVLGAFLCVPVIWILFLNMLNLGVGIGLMSSAGRLDTFLGLVLPHGLLELTAVFVAAGTGLRLGWSLIDPGPRTRRTALAQEGRAALGMALGLALVLFVSGLIEGFVTPSGLPTWARITIGIVAELAFLLYVYVCGGRAARAGERGDVELSDRSAELPTAA is encoded by the coding sequence ATGGACCTCGACGTCTTCGTGACCGCCCACCACGCCGAGTGGGACCGCCTCGACCGACTCCTGGGCCGAAGCCGCCGCCTTACCGGAACCGAGATCGACGAGCTCGTCACCCTCTACCAGCGCACCGCCACCCACCTCTCCCTTCTCCAGTCCACGACCCCGGACCCCGTCCTGGTCGCACGCCTCACCCAACTCGTCGCACGAGCACGCTCCACCGTCACGGGCACCCGCCGTGCCTCCTGGCGCGACGCCCTCCGCTTCCTGACCCACGGATTCCCGGCCGCCGTCTATCTCTCCCGCCGCTGGTGGATCCCGACGGCACTGCTCTCCATAGCGGCGGCAGCCGTCATCGGCTGGTGGATCGCCGCGCATCCCGAGGTCCAGGCATCCATCGGCGCCCCCTCCGACCTCCGCGAGATGACCCGCCCCGGCGGCCAGTACGAGACGTACTACTCCAGCCACCCGGCGGCCTCCTTCGCAGCCCAGGTCTGGACGAACAACGCGCAGGCCGCCGCCATGTGCCTCGTCCTGGGCGCCTTCCTCTGCGTCCCAGTCATCTGGATCCTCTTCCTCAACATGCTCAACCTCGGGGTAGGCATCGGCCTCATGTCGTCCGCCGGCCGCCTGGACACCTTCCTCGGCCTCGTCCTCCCGCACGGCCTCCTGGAACTCACCGCCGTCTTCGTTGCCGCCGGTACGGGTCTCCGCCTCGGCTGGTCCCTCATCGATCCGGGCCCCCGCACCCGTCGCACCGCCCTGGCCCAGGAGGGCCGTGCCGCACTGGGCATGGCCCTCGGCCTGGCTCTGGTCCTGTTCGTCTCCGGCCTGATCGAAGGCTTCGTCACCCCCTCCGGCCTCCCCACCTGGGCCCGCATCACCATCGGCATCGTCGCGGAACTCGCCTTCCTTCTGTACGTGTACGTATGCGGAGGCCGCGCCGCCAGGGCAGGAGAGCGGGGAGACGTCGAACTCTCGGACCGGAGTGCCGAACTCCCGACAGCCGCGTGA
- a CDS encoding DUF58 domain-containing protein — MALTGRTALLAALGSLPVGILAPNWSGILAVNAPLTLAILCDYALAAPVRKLQFTRSGDTSVRLGETATVQLTVTNPSPRRLRAQLRDAWPPSSWTSGSQTAASRHEVIVPSGERRRLTTELHPSRRGDRRSDRVTVRSYGPLGLAARQGSHSVPWTVRVLPPFASRKHLPSKLARLRELDGRTSVLTRGEGTEFDSLRDYVPGDDTRSIDWRATARQNTVAVRTWRPERDRHILLVLDTGRTSAGRVGDVPRLDASMDAALLLAALASRAGDRVDLLAYDRRTRAQVQGRSSGELLSSLVNAMAPLEPELVETDTHGLSATALACAPRHSLIVLLTGLDSAPVEDGLLPVLPQLTKRHTVVVASVADPRVEEMAAARGSVESVYEAAAGAQSREQRENTAEKLKRYGVTVVDATPEDLAPALADAYLALKSAGRL; from the coding sequence ATGGCGCTCACCGGACGAACCGCTCTCCTTGCGGCCCTCGGCTCCCTTCCCGTCGGCATCCTCGCGCCGAACTGGTCGGGGATCCTTGCGGTCAACGCACCCCTCACGCTCGCAATTCTGTGCGACTACGCACTGGCAGCACCAGTGCGTAAGCTCCAATTCACCCGATCTGGTGACACATCCGTTCGACTTGGCGAAACCGCCACAGTTCAACTGACCGTCACCAACCCCTCGCCCCGCCGACTGCGCGCCCAACTCCGCGACGCCTGGCCGCCCAGCAGCTGGACCTCCGGCAGCCAAACCGCAGCGTCCCGCCACGAGGTGATCGTCCCTTCCGGTGAACGGCGCCGCCTCACCACCGAGTTGCACCCCAGCCGTCGCGGCGACCGCCGCTCGGACCGTGTCACGGTCCGCTCGTACGGCCCCTTGGGCCTGGCCGCCCGCCAGGGCAGCCACAGCGTCCCGTGGACCGTCCGCGTGCTCCCTCCCTTCGCGAGCCGCAAACACCTCCCGTCGAAGCTGGCTCGACTTCGTGAACTCGACGGCCGTACCAGCGTGTTGACCCGTGGCGAGGGCACCGAGTTCGACAGCCTCCGTGATTACGTTCCCGGCGACGACACCCGCTCCATCGACTGGCGCGCGACCGCGCGCCAGAACACGGTGGCCGTGCGTACGTGGCGTCCGGAACGTGACCGCCACATCCTCTTGGTCCTGGACACCGGCCGCACCTCCGCGGGACGCGTGGGCGACGTCCCACGGCTCGATGCCTCCATGGACGCGGCACTCCTCCTGGCCGCCCTCGCTTCCCGCGCGGGCGACCGGGTCGACCTCCTGGCCTACGACCGTCGTACACGCGCCCAGGTCCAAGGCCGGTCGTCGGGTGAACTCCTGTCCTCACTGGTCAATGCCATGGCTCCACTGGAACCCGAGCTGGTGGAAACGGACACCCATGGTCTTAGCGCCACGGCGCTTGCCTGCGCTCCTCGCCATTCCCTCATCGTTCTCCTCACCGGCCTCGATTCAGCGCCCGTGGAGGACGGTCTCCTCCCCGTCCTTCCTCAGCTCACCAAGCGCCATACGGTCGTGGTGGCTTCCGTGGCCGACCCCCGCGTCGAGGAAATGGCTGCGGCTCGGGGATCAGTGGAGTCCGTCTACGAAGCCGCCGCAGGAGCCCAGTCCCGGGAACAGCGCGAAAACACAGCAGAAAAGCTCAAGCGATACGGAGTCACCGTGGTCGACGCCACCCCCGAAGATTTGGCCCCTGCTCTCGCTGACGCCTATCTGGCATTGAAGTCGGCAGGCCGTCTCTAG
- a CDS encoding MoxR family ATPase yields MSAQYAEIPAETPDSARASLEALRAEIAKAVVGQDPAVTGLVVALLCRGHVLLEGVPGVAKTLLVRALAASLELDTKRVQFTPDLMPSDVTGSLVYDARTAEFSFQPGPVFTNLLLADEINRTPPKTQSSLLEAMEERQVTVDGVPRLLPDPFLVVATQNPVEYEGTYPLPEAQLDRFLLKLTVPLPDRQDEIAVLTRHAEGFNPRDLKAAGVRPVAGPADLEAARSAVAKTSVSPEITGYVVDICRATRNSPSLALGVSPRGSTALLSTARAWAWLTGRDYVIPDDVKALALPTLRHRIQLRPEAEMEGVTADSVITSVLAHVPVPR; encoded by the coding sequence ATGAGCGCCCAGTACGCAGAGATCCCCGCCGAGACCCCCGACAGCGCCCGCGCCTCCCTGGAGGCCCTGCGCGCCGAGATCGCCAAGGCCGTGGTCGGCCAGGACCCGGCGGTCACCGGGCTCGTCGTCGCCCTCCTCTGCCGCGGCCACGTCCTCCTCGAAGGAGTCCCCGGCGTCGCCAAGACCCTGCTGGTCCGCGCCCTGGCCGCCTCTCTCGAACTCGACACCAAGCGCGTCCAGTTCACCCCCGACCTGATGCCCAGCGACGTCACCGGCTCTCTGGTCTACGACGCCCGGACCGCCGAGTTCTCCTTCCAGCCCGGTCCCGTCTTCACCAACCTCCTCCTCGCCGACGAAATCAACCGCACGCCCCCCAAAACCCAGTCCTCCCTCCTCGAAGCGATGGAAGAACGCCAGGTCACCGTTGACGGTGTCCCCCGCCTCCTGCCCGACCCCTTCCTCGTCGTAGCGACCCAGAACCCGGTCGAGTACGAAGGCACCTACCCCCTCCCCGAAGCCCAACTGGACCGCTTCCTCCTGAAGCTCACCGTCCCCCTCCCCGACCGTCAGGACGAGATCGCCGTCCTGACCCGCCACGCCGAAGGTTTCAACCCCCGGGACCTGAAGGCAGCGGGCGTGCGCCCCGTCGCCGGTCCTGCCGATCTGGAAGCCGCTCGGTCCGCCGTCGCCAAGACCTCGGTGTCGCCCGAAATCACCGGCTACGTCGTCGATATCTGCCGTGCCACCCGCAACTCCCCCTCCCTCGCCCTCGGCGTTTCCCCCCGAGGTTCCACTGCTCTGCTGTCCACCGCCCGCGCCTGGGCCTGGCTCACCGGCAGGGACTACGTCATCCCCGACGACGTGAAGGCCCTTGCTCTCCCGACGCTCCGTCACCGCATCCAACTCCGCCCCGAAGCAGAGATGGAGGGCGTCACCGCCGACTCCGTCATCACCTCCGTCCTCGCCCACGTCCCCGTCCCCCGCTGA
- a CDS encoding DUF4350 domain-containing protein produces the protein MTTAPPSTSISPTTRDIWTRTRGLFLVASLVLLAGIVLAALQSGTPHGTLDPRSADPTGTRAVAELLKQRGVSTHVVTTLAEATSATGRDTTLLVASPNLLTPSQQRRLHQTTSSSSGRTVLAAPTGTVLPTLAPGVRVEAQPAPVTTREPRCSLPAATTAGPADLGGLLYSPTSSLSSSGRPDACYPVETHASLLRLLTPAPTNSSGSGSGSGSGSGDTVLIGATDFLHNERLGQQGNASLALQLLGSRPNLTWYLPSLSDPSAADSQGSTDDTTGGFLSQVPPGWIWGTAQLAFAALLAALWRARRLGPLVTEHLPVAIRASETTEGRARLYRKANARDRAASVLRSATRARLCSLLGVPTAHAHTPASLLPAVSARLPHSDRDLDSLLFGPAPSQDAGLIRLADELDALEREVRAS, from the coding sequence GTGACGACCGCGCCCCCCTCCACCTCGATCTCGCCCACCACGCGTGACATCTGGACCCGCACCCGCGGCCTCTTCCTGGTCGCGTCCCTCGTCCTCCTCGCCGGAATCGTCCTCGCCGCCCTCCAGTCCGGCACCCCGCACGGCACTCTCGACCCCCGCTCCGCCGACCCCACCGGCACTCGGGCCGTCGCGGAACTCCTCAAACAGCGCGGTGTCTCCACCCACGTCGTCACCACCCTCGCCGAGGCAACCTCCGCCACCGGCCGCGACACCACCCTCCTCGTCGCCTCGCCGAACCTCCTCACCCCCTCCCAGCAGCGCCGCCTCCACCAAACCACCTCCTCTTCCAGCGGCCGCACCGTCTTGGCAGCCCCTACCGGCACCGTCCTCCCCACCCTCGCCCCCGGCGTACGTGTCGAGGCCCAGCCCGCCCCGGTCACCACCCGCGAGCCCCGCTGCTCCCTGCCCGCAGCCACCACCGCAGGCCCCGCCGACCTCGGCGGCCTTCTGTACTCCCCCACCTCCTCGCTCTCCAGTTCCGGCCGCCCGGATGCCTGTTACCCGGTCGAGACCCACGCTTCCCTGCTCCGCCTCCTCACCCCCGCTCCCACCAACAGCAGCGGCAGCGGCAGCGGCAGCGGCAGCGGCAGCGGCGACACTGTCCTCATCGGCGCCACCGACTTCCTCCACAACGAGCGCCTCGGCCAACAGGGCAACGCCTCCCTCGCTCTCCAACTCCTCGGCTCGCGCCCCAACCTGACCTGGTACCTCCCTTCCCTCTCCGACCCTTCCGCCGCCGACAGCCAAGGCTCCACCGACGACACCACTGGCGGCTTCCTCTCCCAGGTCCCACCTGGCTGGATCTGGGGAACCGCCCAACTCGCCTTCGCCGCGCTGCTCGCCGCCCTGTGGCGCGCCCGCCGCCTCGGCCCCCTGGTGACCGAGCACCTGCCCGTCGCCATCCGCGCCTCCGAGACCACCGAAGGCCGCGCCCGCCTCTACCGCAAGGCCAACGCCCGCGACCGCGCCGCTTCTGTCCTCCGCTCGGCGACCCGCGCCCGCCTCTGCTCCCTCCTGGGCGTCCCCACCGCCCACGCGCACACCCCGGCGTCTCTTCTCCCCGCCGTCTCCGCACGTCTCCCGCACTCCGACAGAGACCTCGACTCCCTTCTCTTCGGCCCTGCCCCGTCCCAAGACGCCGGCCTCATCCGCCTGGCTGACGAACTCGACGCCCTCGAAAGAGAGGTCCGCGCCTCATGA
- a CDS encoding DUF4129 domain-containing protein, with product MPLTGDTATAWLRVRTGEDPPLDTPRVPAREAAERELSHPRYHEHDPNLLQRALDRLWEWVGDLFGAASGATPGGPLGLAVIALVVVLLLAGLWWRLGTPNRTPASSAPALFDDRPRSAAEHRASAEAHAAAHRWNPAVQERMRALVRSLEERTLLDPRPGRTADEAAAEAGRTLPDHASRLHAAARSFDDVTYGDRTADEASYVRLRDLDLDLERTKPSLAATPPTSEWAAL from the coding sequence ATGCCGTTGACGGGGGACACTGCCACGGCCTGGCTCCGCGTACGCACGGGCGAAGACCCGCCCCTGGACACCCCCCGCGTACCGGCCCGTGAAGCGGCGGAGCGCGAGCTGTCCCACCCCAGGTACCACGAGCACGACCCGAACCTCCTCCAGCGGGCACTCGACCGTCTCTGGGAGTGGGTCGGCGACCTCTTCGGCGCGGCCTCCGGGGCAACCCCCGGGGGCCCGCTCGGCCTGGCCGTCATCGCCCTGGTCGTCGTGCTGCTCCTCGCGGGCCTGTGGTGGCGCCTCGGAACCCCGAACCGCACCCCAGCCTCCTCCGCCCCCGCCCTCTTCGACGACCGCCCCCGCAGCGCCGCCGAACACCGGGCCTCCGCCGAGGCCCATGCCGCCGCCCACCGCTGGAACCCCGCCGTGCAGGAACGCATGCGCGCCCTGGTCCGCTCCCTGGAGGAACGCACCCTCCTCGATCCGCGCCCCGGCCGCACCGCCGACGAGGCCGCCGCCGAAGCCGGCCGCACCCTGCCCGACCACGCCTCCCGCCTGCACGCAGCAGCCCGCTCCTTCGACGACGTCACGTACGGCGACCGCACAGCCGACGAAGCCTCGTACGTCCGCCTGCGCGACCTGGACCTCGACCTGGAACGTACGAAGCCGTCCCTGGCCGCCACCCCGCCGACCTCCGAGTGGGCCGCCCTGTGA
- a CDS encoding glycerophosphoryl diester phosphodiesterase membrane domain-containing protein: MNDSPGWASPGSAPSDGRPPENSGETGPTGRAPESTPSGSKWSKEQPPAGQWSAPSGTPQRSHAQTPPRQGRNGAPQGGWGARGPGGWGGPPPAAKPGVIPLRPLGLGDILDGSVSTARAHWRTVLGVTVVVAVLVQIADILLQKFVLPAPTPITADPETNPTEALRQSLDSMQDTMISTVPSLLIGMIGTLFTTALLTIVVSRSVLGRAVSLGDAWREAKPRLPHLLGLTLLLTLGALAIMTVGMLPGWLLGSAGGAALAALGALAAAVVVVWLWIRFSLASPALMLERQSIGQALRRSSKLVQGSWWRVFGIQLVTALLTAIVSMLIVMLFSTIALVTDGSGLDGLVKGDASEFSWAFLVIGGIGAVIASCITYPISAGVSVLLYIDQRIRREALDLDLARAAGLPGYDTEQSPDQTPGN; this comes from the coding sequence ATGAACGACTCTCCGGGCTGGGCCTCGCCCGGATCCGCCCCCTCCGACGGCCGTCCCCCGGAGAACTCCGGGGAGACCGGGCCCACGGGCCGGGCGCCCGAGTCCACGCCATCCGGATCGAAGTGGTCGAAGGAGCAGCCGCCCGCGGGCCAGTGGTCCGCGCCGAGCGGCACTCCGCAGCGCAGCCACGCCCAGACCCCGCCCCGCCAGGGCCGGAACGGAGCTCCGCAGGGCGGTTGGGGAGCCCGGGGCCCCGGCGGCTGGGGCGGCCCGCCGCCCGCGGCCAAGCCGGGTGTGATCCCGCTGCGTCCGCTGGGCCTCGGCGACATCCTCGACGGCTCGGTGTCCACGGCGCGCGCCCACTGGCGCACGGTGCTCGGTGTCACGGTGGTCGTCGCCGTACTCGTCCAGATCGCGGACATCCTCCTCCAGAAGTTCGTCCTGCCCGCGCCCACCCCGATCACGGCCGACCCCGAGACCAATCCGACCGAGGCACTGCGACAGTCCCTGGACTCGATGCAGGACACCATGATCAGCACGGTGCCGTCGCTGCTGATCGGCATGATCGGCACCCTCTTCACCACGGCACTGCTGACCATCGTGGTCAGCCGCTCGGTGCTGGGCCGTGCGGTGTCGCTGGGCGACGCCTGGCGCGAGGCGAAGCCCCGGCTGCCGCACCTGCTGGGCCTGACCCTGCTGCTGACCCTCGGCGCCTTGGCGATCATGACTGTGGGCATGCTGCCGGGCTGGCTGCTCGGCTCGGCCGGCGGTGCCGCACTCGCCGCGCTCGGCGCACTCGCGGCCGCCGTCGTCGTGGTCTGGCTGTGGATCCGCTTCTCCCTGGCGTCCCCGGCGCTGATGCTGGAACGCCAGTCGATCGGTCAGGCGCTGCGCCGCTCCTCGAAGCTGGTGCAGGGCTCCTGGTGGCGGGTATTCGGCATCCAACTGGTGACGGCCCTGCTGACGGCCATCGTCTCCATGCTCATCGTGATGCTCTTCTCCACCATCGCCCTCGTCACGGACGGCAGCGGCCTGGACGGCCTGGTGAAGGGCGACGCCTCGGAGTTCAGCTGGGCGTTCCTGGTCATCGGCGGCATCGGCGCGGTGATCGCCTCGTGCATCACCTACCCGATCTCCGCAGGCGTGTCGGTCCTCCTCTACATCGACCAGCGCATCCGCCGCGAGGCCCTCGACCTGGACCTCGCCCGCGCCGCGGGCCTCCCCGGCTACGACACGGAACAGTCGCCCGACCAGACGCCGGGGAACTGA
- the mtnA gene encoding S-methyl-5-thioribose-1-phosphate isomerase, producing MADHDAHSTVGAEPPALPSLRWEEPPEGPVLVLIDQTRLPVEEVELVCTDVPALVRAIQSLAVRGAPLLGIAGAYGVALAARRGFDVDEAAAQLAGARPTAVNLGYGVRRAAGAHAAALEKGLGQDGAAQAALDAALELHRADAAASAAMARHGLALLDELLPGGSHRILTHCNTGALVSGGEGTAFAVALAAHRKGRLRRLWVDETRPLLQGARLTAYEAARHSMAYTLLTDNAAGSLFAAGEVDAVLIGADRIAADGSVANKVGSYPLAVLAKYHHVPFIVVAPLTTVDLATPDGAAIEVEQRPGTEVTEFTGGFSVTAAGVEGGGGQPVAPLGTQAYNPAFDVTPPELVTAIVTEEGVVSPVAGAALAELCARSPQATMS from the coding sequence ATGGCTGATCACGACGCGCACAGCACGGTGGGCGCAGAACCGCCCGCGTTGCCTTCACTGCGATGGGAGGAGCCGCCCGAAGGACCGGTGCTGGTACTCATCGACCAGACCCGGCTGCCGGTGGAAGAAGTCGAACTGGTCTGTACGGACGTGCCCGCCCTGGTGCGGGCGATCCAGAGCCTGGCCGTACGAGGAGCACCACTGCTGGGGATTGCCGGGGCGTACGGAGTGGCGCTCGCCGCCCGGCGGGGGTTCGACGTCGACGAGGCCGCGGCGCAACTGGCGGGAGCGCGGCCCACCGCCGTCAACCTCGGGTACGGGGTGCGACGGGCGGCCGGGGCGCATGCCGCCGCGCTGGAGAAGGGGCTCGGCCAGGACGGGGCGGCGCAGGCCGCACTGGACGCCGCGCTGGAGCTGCACCGGGCGGACGCCGCAGCCAGTGCCGCCATGGCCCGGCACGGGCTCGCCCTCCTCGACGAGCTGCTGCCCGGCGGGAGCCACCGCATCCTCACCCACTGCAACACCGGGGCCCTGGTCTCCGGCGGCGAGGGCACCGCGTTCGCCGTGGCGCTGGCGGCGCACCGCAAGGGGCGGCTGCGCAGGCTCTGGGTCGACGAGACGCGGCCACTGCTCCAGGGCGCGCGGCTCACCGCGTACGAGGCGGCCCGGCACTCCATGGCGTACACGCTGCTGACGGACAACGCGGCGGGTTCGCTGTTCGCGGCGGGCGAGGTGGACGCCGTGCTGATCGGGGCGGACCGGATCGCGGCGGACGGTTCGGTGGCGAACAAGGTGGGGAGCTATCCGCTCGCGGTCCTGGCGAAGTACCACCACGTCCCGTTCATCGTGGTTGCCCCGCTCACCACGGTCGATCTGGCGACCCCGGACGGGGCGGCGATCGAGGTGGAACAGCGGCCCGGGACCGAGGTGACGGAATTCACCGGGGGCTTCTCGGTGACGGCGGCAGGCGTGGAAGGGGGCGGCGGACAGCCCGTGGCACCGCTCGGGACGCAGGCGTACAACCCCGCCTTCGACGTCACGCCACCGGAACTGGTGACGGCGATCGTCACCGAAGAAGGCGTCGTCTCACCGGTGGCGGGGGCCGCTCTCGCGGAGCTGTGTGCCAGGTCACCACAGGCAACGATGAGCTAA
- the mtrA gene encoding two-component system response regulator MtrA, which yields MMALMKGRVLVVDDDTALAEMLGIVLRGEGFEPSFVADGDKALAAFREAKPDLVLLDLMLPGRDGIEVCRLIRAESGVPIVMLTAKSDTVDVVVGLESGADDYIVKPFKPKELVARIRARLRRSEEPAPEQLAIGDLVIDVAGHSVKREGQSIALTPLEFDLLVALARKPWQVFTREVLLEQVWGYRHAADTRLVNVHVQRLRSKVEKDPERPEIVVTVRGVGYKAGPS from the coding sequence ATGATGGCCCTTATGAAAGGTCGCGTTCTCGTAGTTGACGACGACACCGCACTTGCCGAGATGCTGGGCATTGTGTTGCGTGGAGAAGGTTTTGAGCCGTCGTTCGTCGCCGACGGCGACAAAGCGCTGGCTGCGTTCAGGGAGGCCAAGCCTGACCTGGTGCTGCTGGACCTCATGCTGCCCGGACGGGACGGCATCGAAGTCTGCCGCCTGATCCGCGCCGAGTCCGGCGTGCCCATCGTCATGCTCACGGCCAAGAGCGACACCGTCGATGTGGTGGTCGGGCTGGAATCCGGCGCCGACGACTACATCGTCAAGCCGTTCAAGCCCAAGGAGCTCGTCGCCCGGATCCGGGCGAGGCTGAGGAGGTCGGAGGAGCCCGCGCCGGAACAGCTGGCCATCGGTGACCTGGTCATCGACGTCGCCGGTCACTCGGTGAAGCGGGAGGGACAGTCGATCGCACTGACCCCGCTGGAGTTCGACCTGCTGGTCGCGCTCGCCCGCAAGCCCTGGCAGGTGTTCACCCGCGAGGTGCTGCTGGAGCAGGTCTGGGGGTACCGCCACGCCGCGGACACCCGGCTGGTCAACGTCCACGTACAGCGACTGCGGTCCAAGGTCGAGAAGGACCCGGAACGCCCCGAGATCGTCGTGACCGTACGCGGCGTCGGATACAAGGCCGGACCGAGCTGA